A single genomic interval of Musa acuminata AAA Group cultivar baxijiao chromosome BXJ3-4, Cavendish_Baxijiao_AAA, whole genome shotgun sequence harbors:
- the LOC103982258 gene encoding zinc finger protein 6, protein MESPPTQSPPSVDVDLSLALAPSSPSSGRDDERDVRLFPCLFCDKKFLKSQALGGHQNAHKKERSVSWSSSYLYLPPAAATTTVPVHHLSIYPFPITSHSCKPEARMKHPSSGGGGGGGGGGELLQQSFGSHGVPRLATGLHDHAFLATMSGNCAGFNETIDLLNWQRASRPPDVVPGSVDARATTCTGEDKSKLDLSLRL, encoded by the coding sequence atggagTCTCCTCCGACACAGTCACCGCCCAGTGTCGATGTCGATCTCTCTCTCGCCTTGGCACCATCCTCCCCTTCCTCCGGCCGCGACGACGAAAGGGACGTCAGGCTCTTCCCCTGCCTCTTCTGCGACAAGAAGTTCCTCAAGTCGCAGGCTCTTGGAGGTCACCAGAATGCTCACAAGAAGGAGAGAAGCGTCAGCTGGAGCTCCTCCTACCTTTACCTCCcacccgccgccgccaccaccaccgtcCCTGTCCACCACTTGAGCATATATCCCTTCCCCATCACTTCACACTCATGCAAACCTGAAGCCCGCATGAAGCACCCCTCATcaggcggcggaggcggaggcggaggcggaggcgaacTCCTCCAACAGAGCTTCGGTTCCCACGGGGTTCCTCGCTTGGCCACCGGCCTCCACGACCATGCGTTCTTGGCGACGATGAGCGGCAACTGCGCAGGATTCAACGAGACTATCGATCTCCTGAATTGGCAGAGGGCTTCCCGTCCACCAGATGTTGTTCCTGGTTCTGTCGATGCACGAGCGACTACTTGCACTGGCGAGGACAAGTCCAAGCTTGATCTCTCCTTAAGGCTTTAG